The proteins below are encoded in one region of Tiliqua scincoides isolate rTilSci1 chromosome 7, rTilSci1.hap2, whole genome shotgun sequence:
- the LOC136657067 gene encoding zinc finger protein 678-like yields the protein MGMAAAHPGQSPISFAEIALYFSSEEWALLSPWQRRLYEAVMMENDENVTFVASVWDKIGRKREHTQSSQQRAQTGEKPYKCLDCGMTFNWNGNLKCHQRIHTGEKPYKCQECGKAFSQCSVLKRHQLTHTGEKPYKCQECCMTFNQSGNLRCHKRIHTGEKLYKCHECGMTFSNRGQLKHHQRTHTGEKPYKCQECGMTFGASGQLKRHQRTHTGEKPYKCQECCMTFNQSGNLKCHKRIHTGEKPYKCQECGKAFNQSGQLKLHQRTHTGEKPYKCQECGKAFNQSGQLKLHQRTHTGEKPYKCQECGMAFRQHGHLIRHQRTHSGAKPYTA from the exons ATGGGGATGGCTGCCGCTCACCCAGGCCAG AGCCCGATTTCATTCGCAGAAATCGCCctgtatttcagcagtgaagagtgggctctgctgagtCCCTGGCAGAGGCGCCTGTATGAGGCTGTGATGATGGAGAATGATGAAAACGTgacctttgtag CATCGGTTTGGGACAAGATTGGAAGAAAAAGAGAGCACACTCAGTCTTCACAGCAAAGAGCCCagacaggggagaaaccctataagtgcctggactgtggaatgaccttcaactGGAATGGTAATCTTAAGTgccaccagagaatccacactggtgagaaaccctataagtgccaggagtgtggaaaggccttcagtcagTGCAGTGTACTTAAGCGCCACCAGCtcacccacacaggggagaaaccctataagtgccaggaatgtTGCATGACCTTCAATCAGAGCGGTAACCTTAGGTGCCACAAGAGAATCCACACTGGTGAGAAACTCTATAAGTGTCatgagtgtggaatgaccttcagtaaCAGAGGGCAACTTAAGCatcaccagagaacccacacgggtgagaaaccctataaatgccaggagtgtggaatgaccttcggTGCTAGTGGGCAACTTAagcgccaccagagaacccacacgggtgagaaaccatataagtgtcaggagtgttGCATGACCTTCAATCAGAGCGGTAACCTTAAGTGCCACaagagaatccacactggggagaagccctataagtgccaggagtgtggaaaggccttcaatCAGAGTGGGCAACTTAAgctccaccagagaacccacactggcgagaaaccctataagtgtcaggagtgtggaaaggccttcaatCAGAGTGGGCAACTTAAgctccaccagagaacccacactggcgagaaaccctataagtgtcaggagtgtggaatggcCTTTCGTCAGCATGGTCATCTTATTAGGCACCAGAGAACCCACTCGGGAGCAAAACCTTATACAGCGTAG